The nucleotide sequence GCGAAGCCGTACACCGCCATCAGGTCGGCGCGCCAGGCCTTGGGCAGGAAGAAGGGGGCTACGGGGAAGTTCTCGTCCGCGGCCTTGTCGAGCGTGCCGCGCTCCGGATCGCCGACGCGTGGCACGGCGGGTGCCGTCATCGTCGTCCGCCCGGGGCGGGGACGGCACGGCCTGCGTCGAGCTGGGGAGTTTCCGTAGCCATCGCCGTCACATCTCCCGTTCTACACTGCCGACCTAATACACACTATTTCGGACACGCCGCCCGGACGCTCGCGCGGGTCCCGGCGGTGGGCGCTGAGCGTTATCACCCCACTTGACGCGTTTCGGGGGCCGGTCCAGCTTACGTTGTACAACGCTGCACGGTTCGCGGGGGTGTCCGGGACATCACAACAACACACCGATTGGCGTCAAGATTCCTGGGCCTCACCGGAGTTGACGTTTCCTTTGCAGACGCAGGGCCCCGCCGGACAGTTCCGGCGGGGCCCTGGCCGAATCGCCCTACTTGCCCGAGAACTTCTCGTACTCCCGCATGACCTCTTCGGTCGGGCCGTCCAGCCGCAGTTCGCCCCTCTCCAGCCACAGCACGCGGTCGCAGGTGTCCCTGATCGACTTGTTGCTGTGGCTCACCAGGAACACCGTGCCGGCGTGCTCGCGCAGCTGCCGGATGCGTTCCTCGGAGCGCCCCCGGAACTTGGCGTCGCCGGTGGCGAGGGCCTCGTCGATCATCAGGACGTCATGGTCCTTGGCGGCGGCGATGGAGAACCGCAGCCGGGCCTGCATGCCGGAGGAGTAGGTGCGCATCGGCAGGGTGATGAAGTCGCCCTTCTCGTTGATGCCCGAGAAGTCGACGATCTCCTGGAAGCGCTGCTTGATCTGCTCGCGGGACATCCCCATGGCGAGCCCGCCCAGGGTGACGTTGCGCTCGCCGGTGAGGTCGTTCATCAGGGCCGCGTTGACGCCCAGCAGCGAGGGCTGGCCGTCGGTGTAGACCCGGCCGCTCTCCGGCGGCAGCAGCCCGGCGATGGCGCGCAGCAGCGTGGACTTGCCCGAGCCGTTGGAGCCGATCAGGCCGATGGCCTCGCCGCGGTGGGCGACGAAGGAGACACCGCGCACGGCGTGCACCTTGCGCACCCCGCGGGCCGAGTCGGCGGAACCGCGCTTGACGATACGGCTCAGCGCGGCGGTGGCACTGCCCTTGCCGGACTTGGCGCCGTTGACGCGGTAGACGATGTGGACCTCGTCGGCGATGACCGTGGGGACCCGCTGTCCCGGGAGCGGCTCAACCACGGCCGTACCTCTCCTCCGCCTGCCAGAAGTACACGAATCCGCCGAGCGCCACGACCACGGCCCAGCCGCCCGCGACCGCCCAGACGTGCGCCGGCAGGTTCTCGGCGGCGTACTCCTCGATGAGCGCGAAGCGCATCAGGTCCATGTAGATGGCGGCCGGGTTCCACTGGAGGATGTTGGCCACCCACTGCGGCTTGTCCGCGAGGAAGACGGGGATCGAGAACATCACGCCGGACGCGTACATCCAGGTCCGCATGACGAACGGCATCAGCTGCGCCAGGTCCGGGGTCTTCGCGCCGGCCCGGGCGAAGATCAGCGCCAGACCGGAGTTGAAGCAGAACTGGAGGGCCAGCACCGGGACGATCAGCGCCCAGGAGGCGTCCGGGTAGCTGCCGAAACCGATCACCACCAGGAACAGCACCAGCATCGAGTACAGCAGCTGCTGGAGTTGCTGGAGGGCGAACGAGATGGGCAGCGAGGCACGCGGGAAGTGCAGGGCGCGCACCAGGCCGAGGTTGCCGGAGATCGCCCGCACCCCGGTCATCACCGAGCTCTGGGTGAAGGTGAACACGAAGACGCCCGTGACGAGGAAGGGGATGTACACCTCCTTCGACATCCCCCGGCCGGCGTTCAGCAGCAGGCCGAAGATCATGAAGTACACGGCCGCGTTCAGCAGCGGGGTGGCCACCTGCCACAGCTGGCCGAGCCTGGCCTGGCTGTACTGGGAGGCCAGCTTGGCCCGGGAGAACGCCATGATGAAGTGCCGGCGCCCCCAGAGCTGGCGGACGTACTCCCGCAGCGGAGGCCGGGCGCCGCTCACGGCCAGCCCGTACCTGGCGGCCAGCTGCGCCGCCGTGAGGCCCTCGTCGGGCGACGGAGACGCCGTCACCACGACTCCGACGTCATGCGTTGTCTCACTCACAAGTAGGAACTTTCGTCTTCGGGATGCGCAGCCTTGACGAGGCCGGCACGAGCCGGGGGGCCCGCCGGAAAGGCCCGGGGTGCCCTCAGGAACGAGCTTGTCAGATCACCGGAGGCCGGCCCAGTCGGGTCAGCCGCCACACCGTACGCCACTTCATGGGCCTGCGAGGCCCGCACGGAGCGCTCCAGCCCTCCCGGAAACCCCCGAACCACGCCTTCAGCGCGGACCCGGAGGGGCGGCGCGCCAGCGTGAGCAGCAGCCAGACGCCGAGATAGACCGGGACCAGCGGGGCGGGGAGGTTGCGACGGGCCAGCCAGACCCGGTTGCGGGCGACCATCCGGTGGTACACCGCGTGCCGCGAGGGCGCGGTGGTCGGGTGGTACAGCACCATGTCGGACCGGTAGTCGATCATCCAGCCCGCGTCCAGGGCCCGCCACGCCAGGTCGGTCTCCTCGTGGGCGTAGAAGAACTCGTCGGGGAGTCCGCCCACCTCGGCGAAGACCTTCGTCCGTACGGCGTTGGCGCCCCCGAGGAAGGTGGTGACCCGGGAGGAGCGCATCGGGTCGGAGGCCCGCAGCCGGGGCACGTGACGGCGCTGGGTGACACCGGTCTGCGGGTCCGCGATCCGGAAGCTGACGATGCCGAGCCGGGGGTCGGCGCCGAAGGCCTCGCGGCACAGCTCGGCCGTGTCCTTGCGGGCCAGGAGGCCGTCGTCGTCCAGGAAGAGCAGGATGTCGACGTCGCGGCCGCTGGGCCCGAAGGCCTCGATGCCGACGTTGCGGCCGCCGGGGATGCCGAGGTTCTCGGGCAGCTCGATCGTCCTGACGCCCTCGGGGACGTCCGGGACGGGCGAGCCGTTGCCGACGACGACCGCCTCGACCCGGTCGCCGTCCTGCCCGGCTATCGAGTCGAGCAGGGCCCTGAGCTCCTCGGGACGGTTGCCCATCGTGATCACGACCGCGCCGACCTTCACCGGCGCGCTCACTTCAGCCTGCTCGACGCGAGGATGGACACCAGGTGCAGCAGGGTCTGGAGCAGCGCGATGCCGGCCAGTACGGCGACACCGAGCCGGGAGAAGAACAGGTCGCCGCGGACCTGGTCGACGACGGCCAGGACCAGGATCAGCAGCGACGCCTCGATCCCGAGGATCAGCCGGTGGAACTGGAGCGCCGAGGCGGCCCGGCGGGCCAGCGCCATGCCCGAGGAGCGCGGTTCGGACGCCGACTCCTTGACCGGCGGCAGTCCGCCCTGGTGCCGGGCGACACCGACGAGGTCGGTCTCCGCCTTGATCAGGATCGCGCCGAGCGCGGCCAGCGTGCCGAGGAACGCCCAGAGCCAGTCGATGCGGCCGCTGCCCCACGGGTCGGCGGCGCGCAGGCCGAAGCCGACGAGCACGGCGGCGTCGGTGAGGTACGCCCCGACCCGGTCCAGGTAGACCCCGCCGAGGGAGTACTGCTTCTTCCAGCGGGCGATCTCGCCGTCGACGCAGTCCAGCAGCAGGTACATCTGGACGCAGACGACACCGAGGACGGCGCCCGTGATCCCCGGCACCAGCAGCGCCGGGGCGGCGAGCACGCCGAAGACGGTCATCAGGTACGTGAGCTGGTTGGGCGTGACCCTGGTGTTCACCAGGTAGCGGTCGACCCGCAGGGACACCTCACGCATGTAGAGGCGTCCCATCCAGTGCTCACCGCTGCGCCGGTCCTTCACCCCCGGAGGGTGGACGACCGGTCTGAGTTCAGCTACCGATGGCCTTGACATAGTCGGCGTAGATGTCCTTGATCTGCTCGGTCTTGAGGTCGAGGTGTTCGATGATCGTGTAACGGCCGGGCCGGGTCTCGGGGGCGAACTCCACGGCGCGGACGAACTCGTCCACCGTGAAGCCGATGTCCGTCGGCAGGACCGGCAGTCCGTGCCGTCGCAGCACCTGGGCCATGTAGGCCGACTCCTCGTGGGCTCCGCGCAGGTACATCGCGAAGGCCGCGCCGAGTCCGCACTGCTCGCCGTGGGCGGCTGCCCGCTTGGGGAAGAGCAGGTCGAAGGCGTGGTTGATCTCGTGGCAGGCGCCGGAGGACGGGCGGGAGTCGCCCGACACCGACATGGCGATGCCGCTCAGCACGAGCGCCTCGGCCAGCACCTGGAGGAAGTCGGTGTCCCCGATGCTGCCCGGGTGGCGCAGCACCGCCTCGCCGGCCTGGCGGGCGATCGCGGCGGCGAGGCCGTCGATCTTCTCGCCCTTGACCCGGTTGGCGAGCTCCCAGTCCGCGATGGCGGAGATGTTGGAGACGGCGTCGCCGATGCCGGCCCGTACGTAGCGCACCGGGGCCTCGCGGATGACGTCGAGGTCGATCACGACGGCGATCGGGTTCGGCACCCCGTAGGAGCCGCGCCCGGCGTCGTTGTCGAGGGTGGCGACCGGGGAGCACAGGCCGTCGTGGGCGAGGTTCGTCGGCACGGCGACCAGGGGCAGGCCCACCCGCGCCGCGGCGAACTTGGCGCAGTCGATGATCTTGCCGCCGCCCAGGCCGACGACCGCGTCGAAGTGCCCGGCCTTTATGTCGGCGGCCAGCCGGACGGCGTCGTCGAGGGTGCCGCCGCCGACCTCGTACCAGGTGGCGCCGGGCAGGGCCGGGGTGAGGCGCTCGCGCAGCCGGGCGCCCGAGCCGCCGCTGACGGCGAGGGCGAGCTTGCCCGAGTGCGAGATGCGCTCGTCGGCGAGCACCCCGACCAGGTCGTCGAGGGCACCCGGGCGGATGTCCACGACGACCGGCGAGGGGATCAGCCGGGTCAGTACTGGCACGCGATCTCCCGTCCACGGGCGAGATCGTCGTGGTTGTCGATCTCGACCCACTCGACGTCGCCGATCGGCGCCACGTCGATCCGGAAGCCGCGGTTCACGAGCTCCTGGTAGCCGTGCTCGTAGAACTGCTGCGGGTCGGTCTCCCACACGGTCCTGAGCGCGTCCGCCAGCTCGGGGGCCGCGTCGCCCTCGATCAGGGTGACGCCGATGTACTCGCCGGTCGCCTCGGCGGGGTCCATCAGCTTGGTGATCTTCGTCATGCCCTTGGCGGGGTCGACGACGACCTTCATCTCCTCGTCCGCGAGGGACTTCACGGTGTCCAGCGCGAGGATGATCCGCCGGCCCTCACCGCGGGCGGCGAGCAGCGTCTTCTCCACGGAGACCGGGTGCACGGTGTCGCCGTTGGCGAGGATCACCCCGTCCTTGAGGGCGTCACGGCCGCACCACAGGGAGTAGGCGTTGTTCCACTCCTCGGCCTTGTCGTTGTCGATGAGGGTCAGCTTGAGGCCGTACTTCGCCTCCAGCGCCGCCTTGCGCGCGTACACGGCCTCCTTGCGGTAGCCGACGATGACCGCGACCTCCGTCAGACCGATCTCGGCGAAGTTGCCGAGCGTCAGGTCGAGCACCGTGGGCTCGCCCTCTATGCCCGCGGGCCCCACCGGCACCAGCGCCTTCGGCAGGCTGTCGGTGTAGGGGCGCAGACGCCGTCCGGCGCCGGCCGCCAGCACGAGGCCGATCATGCGGGTTCTCCTTCATCGTGTACGGAAGGGGCGCCTGCCCGGTGGGCGGCGACCCAGAAGCGGATGCTCTCGACGAGCACCACGACGGCGACGGCCACGGCGAGGACCGTGAGCGCGACCGTGAACTGCGAGGCGGTGAGCGCCACGGCCAGCACGGCGACGAGCAGCGTGCGCCCGTCCTGGCCCCCGATGGCGCGCACCAGCCAGGCCGGCGGCGCTCCGGCGTCGCCGCGGATGCGGTACACCGTGTCGTAGTGATGGTAGGCGACGGCGGCGACCAGTCCGAAAGCCGCGGGAAGGGCCCCGTCGGCCCCGGCCTTGGCGGCGAGGATCAGGACCGTGCAGTACTCGCCGGCCCGGAAGAGCGGCGGGACCAGCCAGTCGAGGGCGCCCTTGAGGGGGCGGGCGACGGCGTCGGCGCAGAGCAGGACGTACAGGACGGCGGCCAGCAGGAGCGAGAAGCCCGGCCCGTCGAACGCGGCCGCGAGCACCAGCAGGACGACGCCGGCGGACGCGCCGAGCGGCGCCGGGATGCGGATGCCGGCCGGGAGCCTGCGGGCCAGCAGCTCGGTGAGCGGGCCGCTGTCCGCGAGGTCCGCCAGCGCCTGCGCCGCCCGGTCCGTACGCCGGGCCTTGCGGGTGAGCGAGCGCAGGACCCGGCCCGCCGTGGTGTAGGTCGCGGCGAACGCGCAGCCGACGAGCAGCGCGTAGAAGGTGATGCGGGGGGTGGTGGCAGCGGTGAGAACGGCGATCATGGCCCATCGTTCGCCGATGGGCAGGACTATCATCCGCCGCACCCAGACGGTCCAGCCGACGCTGTCGAGCTTGTCGGAGAGGGCCGCGGTGGGGCTGGTGTTGGCGGTGGCGTCGTGGTTGGCCTCGTTGAAGGAGAAGTCCACGACGTGCCGGCAGGTCTGGAGGACCATGGCGCCGAGCGCCAGGGCCCATACGTCGTCGCCGCCCCGGGCGGCGCCGAGCGCGAGGCCCGCGTAGTAGGCGTACTCCTTGGCGCGGTCGAAGGTGGCGTCGAGCCAGGCGCCGAGGGTGGAGTACTGGAGGGAGTACCGGGCGAGCTGGCCGTCGGTGCAGTCCAGGACGAACGACGCGATCAGCAGGACGCCTGCCGCGACGAAGCCGCCCCGGGTGCCGGTGGCCGCGCAGGCCGCCGCGATCAGCGCGGT is from Streptomyces asoensis and encodes:
- a CDS encoding ABC transporter ATP-binding protein codes for the protein MVEPLPGQRVPTVIADEVHIVYRVNGAKSGKGSATAALSRIVKRGSADSARGVRKVHAVRGVSFVAHRGEAIGLIGSNGSGKSTLLRAIAGLLPPESGRVYTDGQPSLLGVNAALMNDLTGERNVTLGGLAMGMSREQIKQRFQEIVDFSGINEKGDFITLPMRTYSSGMQARLRFSIAAAKDHDVLMIDEALATGDAKFRGRSEERIRQLREHAGTVFLVSHSNKSIRDTCDRVLWLERGELRLDGPTEEVMREYEKFSGK
- a CDS encoding ABC transporter permease, which produces MSETTHDVGVVVTASPSPDEGLTAAQLAARYGLAVSGARPPLREYVRQLWGRRHFIMAFSRAKLASQYSQARLGQLWQVATPLLNAAVYFMIFGLLLNAGRGMSKEVYIPFLVTGVFVFTFTQSSVMTGVRAISGNLGLVRALHFPRASLPISFALQQLQQLLYSMLVLFLVVIGFGSYPDASWALIVPVLALQFCFNSGLALIFARAGAKTPDLAQLMPFVMRTWMYASGVMFSIPVFLADKPQWVANILQWNPAAIYMDLMRFALIEEYAAENLPAHVWAVAGGWAVVVALGGFVYFWQAEERYGRG
- a CDS encoding glycosyltransferase family 2 protein, whose product is MGNRPEELRALLDSIAGQDGDRVEAVVVGNGSPVPDVPEGVRTIELPENLGIPGGRNVGIEAFGPSGRDVDILLFLDDDGLLARKDTAELCREAFGADPRLGIVSFRIADPQTGVTQRRHVPRLRASDPMRSSRVTTFLGGANAVRTKVFAEVGGLPDEFFYAHEETDLAWRALDAGWMIDYRSDMVLYHPTTAPSRHAVYHRMVARNRVWLARRNLPAPLVPVYLGVWLLLTLARRPSGSALKAWFGGFREGWSAPCGPRRPMKWRTVWRLTRLGRPPVI
- a CDS encoding CDP-alcohol phosphatidyltransferase family protein, which translates into the protein MSRPSVAELRPVVHPPGVKDRRSGEHWMGRLYMREVSLRVDRYLVNTRVTPNQLTYLMTVFGVLAAPALLVPGITGAVLGVVCVQMYLLLDCVDGEIARWKKQYSLGGVYLDRVGAYLTDAAVLVGFGLRAADPWGSGRIDWLWAFLGTLAALGAILIKAETDLVGVARHQGGLPPVKESASEPRSSGMALARRAASALQFHRLILGIEASLLILVLAVVDQVRGDLFFSRLGVAVLAGIALLQTLLHLVSILASSRLK
- a CDS encoding iron-containing alcohol dehydrogenase family protein, which gives rise to MPVLTRLIPSPVVVDIRPGALDDLVGVLADERISHSGKLALAVSGGSGARLRERLTPALPGATWYEVGGGTLDDAVRLAADIKAGHFDAVVGLGGGKIIDCAKFAAARVGLPLVAVPTNLAHDGLCSPVATLDNDAGRGSYGVPNPIAVVIDLDVIREAPVRYVRAGIGDAVSNISAIADWELANRVKGEKIDGLAAAIARQAGEAVLRHPGSIGDTDFLQVLAEALVLSGIAMSVSGDSRPSSGACHEINHAFDLLFPKRAAAHGEQCGLGAAFAMYLRGAHEESAYMAQVLRRHGLPVLPTDIGFTVDEFVRAVEFAPETRPGRYTIIEHLDLKTEQIKDIYADYVKAIGS
- a CDS encoding sugar phosphate nucleotidyltransferase; amino-acid sequence: MIGLVLAAGAGRRLRPYTDSLPKALVPVGPAGIEGEPTVLDLTLGNFAEIGLTEVAVIVGYRKEAVYARKAALEAKYGLKLTLIDNDKAEEWNNAYSLWCGRDALKDGVILANGDTVHPVSVEKTLLAARGEGRRIILALDTVKSLADEEMKVVVDPAKGMTKITKLMDPAEATGEYIGVTLIEGDAAPELADALRTVWETDPQQFYEHGYQELVNRGFRIDVAPIGDVEWVEIDNHDDLARGREIACQY
- a CDS encoding DUF5941 domain-containing protein produces the protein MPTAILTGSPVPGSSIEGDLRSLGFDVRTASDAGEAEALLAAVPGDLRVAVVDARFVGHEHALRLGLTDPRFPIAAIPGAVTAQPAGRQALTRAIARENSASGSAAPGSAAHGSAPARAAAGVEDVDSLADRIVTALDADGADVHRPELGSLVAEVPADPQARNEARQAVAAVDDEAVRLKSAVKARDGFFTTHFISPYSRYLARWCARRGLTPNQVTTASLITALIAAACAATGTRGGFVAAGVLLIASFVLDCTDGQLARYSLQYSTLGAWLDATFDRAKEYAYYAGLALGAARGGDDVWALALGAMVLQTCRHVVDFSFNEANHDATANTSPTAALSDKLDSVGWTVWVRRMIVLPIGERWAMIAVLTAATTPRITFYALLVGCAFAATYTTAGRVLRSLTRKARRTDRAAQALADLADSGPLTELLARRLPAGIRIPAPLGASAGVVLLVLAAAFDGPGFSLLLAAVLYVLLCADAVARPLKGALDWLVPPLFRAGEYCTVLILAAKAGADGALPAAFGLVAAVAYHHYDTVYRIRGDAGAPPAWLVRAIGGQDGRTLLVAVLAVALTASQFTVALTVLAVAVAVVVLVESIRFWVAAHRAGAPSVHDEGEPA